In Corvus moneduloides isolate bCorMon1 chromosome 3, bCorMon1.pri, whole genome shotgun sequence, one DNA window encodes the following:
- the BAG2 gene encoding BAG family molecular chaperone regulator 2: MAQARISAKASEGAQQPQQPQQQQPGGQLRGRFYRSTSMADRSSRLLENLDQLELRVEAFRDAASAMEQEKEILLEMIHNIQNSQDMRHISEGEREELNLTANRLMGRTLTVEVSVETIRNAQQQESLLHATKMIDEIVNKLLDDLEDAKMRLMSLYGACTSDVPAGPIDQKFQSVVIGCAIEDQKKIKRRLETLLRNLENSEKSITLLEHQKSSVRQSCNSKQD, encoded by the exons ATGGCCCAGGCCAGGATCAGCGCCAAGGCCAGCGAGGGGGCGCAGCAGCcgcagcagcctcagcagcagcagccgggcGGGCAGCTCCGGGGCCGCTTCTACCGCTCCACCTCCATGGCCGACCGCTCCAGCCGCCTGCTCGAGAACCTGGACCAGCTGGAGCTCAG GGTAGAGGCTTTCCGTGATGCAGCATCTGCTATGgaacaagagaaagaaattctgCTTGAAATGATCCACAATATACAGAACAGCCAGGATATGAGGCACATCAGTGAAG GTGAGAGAGAAGAACTGAATTTGACTGCTAATCGCCTGATGGGCCGAACCCTCACTGTGGAGGTTTCCGTAGAAACCATCCGCAACGCGCAGCAGCAGGAGTCCCTACTGCACGCCACCAAAATGATTGATGAGATCGTCAATAAACTCCTTGATGATTTGGAAGACGCCAAAATGCGCTTAATGTCCCTTTATGGTGCGTGCACGTCCGACGTGCCAGCAGGACCCATCGATCAGAAATTTCAGTCTGTGGTCATCGGATGTGCCATTGAGGatcagaagaaaatcaaaaggcGCCTAGAGACTCTGCTCAGAAACTTGGAAAATTCCGAGAAGTCCATCACATTGTTGGAGCATCAGAAATCATCTGTTCGGCAGTCTTGCAACAGTAAACAGGATTAA